The proteins below come from a single Halomicroarcula saliterrae genomic window:
- the infB gene encoding translation initiation factor IF-2, with product MSDQEATTETEHTLRTPIVAVLGHVDHGKTSLLDRIRGSAVTAGESGAITQHIGATAVPLSVISDIAGELVDPTDFDLPGLLFIDTPGHHSFSTLRSRGGALADIAILVVDVNDGFQPQTLEAIDILKRTQTPFIVAANKIDTVPGWNPNENQPVQVTMDAQSDRVTSDANEKLYEIIGELSDNGFSADMYWRVQNFQANIGVVPVSAETGEGIPDLLTVMMGLSQRYMKEEMEIDASGPGVGTVLEVKDTQGFGTTLDAIIYDGTIRADDTIVVGGLQGPIVTDVRALLRPRPLEEIRTEQEFEQVDAVAAADGVKIAAPDLDDAIAGAPIRVLRDRDRAEVIAEVEEELSEIEVTTQEEGVVVKADTLGSLEAISSTLAEEEIPIMRAEVGAVAPRDVRVAETANEPTHRAILAFSVDVLDDARRLAEQEDVKLFEDDVIYQLVEGYDDHVTAIEESQQEQILENITRPAKFRVLPDHTFRQNDPAVVGVEVLSGELRRNVNVVKWDGNEPKRVGRLKSLQDEGEDVDSARAGEQLAASIDGPTVGRQIEEGDDLWVEVPEKHAKILEQELKEEISVDEREALSMYLENHRNRDPFWGK from the coding sequence ATGTCTGATCAGGAAGCCACCACAGAGACGGAGCACACCCTTCGGACACCGATTGTCGCCGTACTCGGTCACGTCGACCACGGGAAGACGAGCCTGCTCGACCGCATCCGCGGCTCGGCCGTGACGGCGGGCGAATCCGGCGCCATAACCCAGCACATCGGCGCCACCGCGGTCCCGCTTTCCGTCATCTCGGACATCGCCGGGGAGCTGGTCGACCCGACGGACTTCGACCTGCCCGGCCTCCTGTTCATCGACACGCCGGGTCACCACTCGTTTTCCACGCTGCGGTCCCGCGGCGGCGCACTCGCCGACATCGCCATCCTCGTCGTCGACGTCAACGACGGCTTCCAGCCCCAGACGCTGGAGGCCATCGACATCCTCAAACGCACCCAGACGCCCTTCATCGTCGCTGCGAACAAGATAGACACAGTGCCGGGCTGGAACCCCAACGAGAACCAGCCGGTACAGGTGACGATGGACGCCCAGTCCGACCGCGTCACGTCGGACGCGAACGAGAAGCTCTACGAGATCATCGGCGAGCTCTCCGACAACGGCTTCTCGGCCGACATGTACTGGCGCGTCCAGAACTTCCAGGCCAACATCGGCGTCGTCCCCGTCTCCGCCGAGACCGGTGAGGGCATCCCGGACCTCCTGACCGTGATGATGGGGCTGTCCCAGCGCTACATGAAAGAAGAGATGGAGATCGACGCGTCCGGGCCGGGCGTCGGCACAGTGCTGGAGGTCAAGGACACCCAGGGCTTTGGCACGACGCTGGACGCCATCATCTACGACGGGACGATTCGAGCGGACGACACCATCGTCGTCGGCGGGCTGCAGGGCCCCATCGTCACCGACGTGCGCGCCCTCTTGCGCCCGCGACCGCTCGAAGAGATACGCACCGAACAGGAGTTCGAGCAGGTCGACGCCGTCGCGGCGGCCGACGGCGTGAAAATCGCTGCGCCGGACCTCGACGACGCCATCGCGGGCGCGCCCATCCGGGTGCTCCGGGACCGGGACCGCGCCGAGGTCATCGCCGAAGTCGAGGAGGAGCTCTCCGAGATAGAGGTGACCACACAGGAGGAGGGTGTCGTGGTCAAAGCCGACACGCTGGGTTCGCTGGAGGCCATCTCCAGTACGCTCGCCGAGGAGGAGATTCCCATCATGCGCGCCGAGGTCGGCGCCGTCGCACCCCGTGACGTCCGCGTCGCGGAGACGGCCAACGAGCCGACCCACCGGGCCATCCTCGCCTTCTCCGTCGACGTGCTGGACGACGCCCGGCGGCTGGCCGAACAGGAGGACGTGAAGCTGTTCGAGGACGACGTCATCTACCAGCTCGTCGAGGGGTACGACGACCACGTCACCGCGATCGAGGAGTCCCAGCAGGAGCAGATTCTGGAGAACATCACCCGCCCCGCGAAGTTCCGGGTGCTCCCCGACCACACCTTCCGGCAGAACGACCCCGCCGTCGTCGGCGTCGAGGTGCTCTCGGGCGAACTCCGGCGCAACGTCAACGTCGTCAAGTGGGATGGCAACGAGCCAAAGCGGGTCGGCCGGCTGAAATCGCTCCAGGACGAGGGCGAGGACGTTGACTCGGCCCGCGCCGGCGAACAGCTCGCGGCCTCCATCGACGGGCCGACGGTCGGCCGCCAGATAGAGGAGGGCGACGACCTCTGGGTGGAAGTGCCCGAGAAACACGCGAAGATACTCGAACAGGAGCTCAAAGAGGAGATATCCGTCGACGAGCGCGAGGCGCTGTCGATGTATCTGGAGAACCACCGGAATCGGGACCCGTTCTGGGGGAAGTAG
- a CDS encoding DUF6517 family protein, with product MNRQYAALLAVACAIPLAGCGFITGSEPLAFSASPATASDEAVSETGYEQRAQRTQNVTRNFTVADQTRQVEVTNQLAKYERDISLGPLGSQRAGVFVAVASPEVEVAGQAFNPIEDLSERELLAQSNSQYSAISVGSQVGSENVTTLGQSTAVKKFEGTATLAGTPVDVYVHATKFRHEGDFVVAVGIYPQQTDGEAANVLTLIGSLEHSGSE from the coding sequence GTGAACCGACAGTACGCCGCGTTGCTGGCAGTCGCCTGTGCGATACCCCTCGCCGGCTGTGGCTTCATCACCGGGAGCGAACCACTCGCGTTCAGCGCCTCGCCGGCGACGGCGAGCGACGAGGCCGTCTCCGAGACGGGCTACGAGCAGCGAGCACAGCGCACCCAGAACGTCACGCGGAACTTCACCGTGGCCGACCAGACCAGACAGGTCGAGGTGACGAACCAGCTCGCGAAGTACGAGCGCGACATCTCGCTGGGGCCGCTGGGCTCACAGCGAGCCGGCGTCTTCGTCGCCGTCGCAAGCCCCGAGGTCGAGGTCGCCGGTCAGGCGTTCAACCCCATCGAGGACCTCTCGGAACGGGAGCTACTGGCACAGTCCAACTCGCAGTATTCCGCCATCAGCGTCGGCAGTCAGGTCGGCAGTGAGAACGTGACCACGCTGGGTCAGTCGACCGCAGTGAAGAAGTTCGAGGGGACGGCCACGCTCGCCGGTACACCGGTCGACGTGTACGTCCACGCGACGAAGTTCAGACACGAGGGCGACTTCGTCGTCGCCGTCGGTATCTATCCACAACAGACCGACGGGGAGGCGGCAAACGTTCTGACGCTGATCGGGAGTCTAGAACACTCCGGGTCCGAGTGA
- a CDS encoding DUF5811 family protein, with protein MYGNSPFGGETEKVTLTREQRQTLRRDLASVAARTRELLPGEFVVGSEVSDSETGPRATIAVQPPVGSVVSADYRPEDPDSATISAEERDDLAQGIAASAALQVKQVIGDDSSPTAQ; from the coding sequence ATGTACGGAAATTCGCCCTTCGGTGGCGAGACGGAGAAAGTGACGCTCACGCGGGAGCAGCGCCAGACGCTGCGCCGCGACCTCGCGAGCGTCGCGGCTCGAACGCGGGAGCTGTTGCCGGGGGAGTTCGTGGTGGGCTCGGAGGTCAGTGACAGCGAGACGGGACCGCGAGCGACTATCGCGGTCCAGCCGCCGGTCGGCTCTGTCGTCAGCGCCGACTACCGGCCCGAGGACCCGGACAGCGCGACTATCTCCGCCGAGGAGCGCGACGACCTCGCACAGGGCATCGCCGCGTCGGCGGCGCTACAGGTCAAACAGGTCATCGGCGACGACAGCTCGCCGACGGCGCAGTAA
- a CDS encoding pyruvoyl-dependent arginine decarboxylase yields MSTIRVVWGTATGPTALSSYDAALAAAGVHNYNLVTLSSVIPAGPAIELAGTAPDLGPPGEALEVVQSAATAAPGERAAAGIGWARSEDGPGIFYEVDGRDPDAVRAEIREGLAAGRELRDWEFVEEDVRVESVAPADTHASCVVIATYGESHPVA; encoded by the coding sequence ATGAGCACCATCCGGGTCGTGTGGGGGACCGCAACCGGCCCGACCGCGCTGTCGTCGTACGACGCGGCGCTCGCGGCAGCGGGCGTCCACAACTACAATCTGGTGACGCTCTCGTCGGTCATCCCGGCCGGCCCGGCTATCGAACTCGCCGGGACGGCACCCGACCTGGGCCCGCCCGGTGAGGCCCTCGAAGTGGTTCAGTCGGCCGCGACCGCCGCGCCGGGCGAACGGGCCGCGGCCGGTATCGGCTGGGCGCGCAGCGAAGACGGCCCGGGCATCTTCTACGAGGTCGACGGCCGTGACCCCGACGCGGTCCGCGCGGAGATTCGCGAGGGGCTGGCCGCCGGTCGCGAGCTCCGGGACTGGGAGTTCGTCGAGGAGGACGTCCGCGTCGAGTCCGTCGCCCCGGCGGACACGCACGCGAGCTGTGTCGTCATCGCGACGTACGGCGAGAGCCATCCCGTCGCGTAA
- a CDS encoding MBL fold metallo-hydrolase encodes MQVTYLESAAVLIESEDTSVLCDPWLVDGAYYGSWAHYPDPDFEPEDFNDVDYIYVSHVHPDHFHPGTLERMDDDIPVLIHDYRWDYLADAVEDLGFEAIELPHDEPYDLSEDTHINVLAADGCDPELCGNFFGCSWYDTEADQTGSTQVDSMAVIDDGEGTVVNTNDCPYPIAESSCEKIKADYGDIDLLCHQYSAAQFYPQAVTNYDHEEKIAERDRVIREKHELALNFIDLFEPTYYLPFAGEYVLAGDLAELNEYTANPPRIEAKEFFEANTGEEHECVFLNSGEHIDTVTGERSAPFEPIDQEAKQRYIEEELAPREFEYESDPMPTLTEFRSYVPLAYENMEGKRANIGFETDTTVVIPLVDGVCLELSMDGSGFDYTTDLDLDDYDDGWVKMDVDPRLLMRLFEGPHQAYWADAKIGSHIGISKEPDIYERGLYNCLGEFHADGADVQATASHETDASVADD; translated from the coding sequence ATGCAAGTCACCTATCTCGAATCGGCGGCGGTGCTGATCGAGTCCGAAGACACCTCAGTCCTCTGTGACCCGTGGCTCGTCGACGGCGCGTACTACGGGTCCTGGGCCCACTACCCCGACCCCGATTTCGAGCCAGAGGATTTCAACGACGTGGACTACATCTATGTCTCGCACGTCCACCCGGACCACTTCCACCCCGGGACGCTTGAGCGGATGGACGACGATATCCCCGTCCTCATCCACGACTACCGCTGGGACTACCTCGCGGACGCCGTCGAGGACCTCGGGTTCGAGGCGATCGAACTGCCCCACGACGAGCCCTACGACCTCAGTGAAGACACTCACATCAACGTGCTGGCGGCCGACGGCTGTGACCCCGAACTCTGTGGCAACTTCTTCGGCTGTTCGTGGTACGACACGGAGGCCGACCAGACCGGCTCCACGCAGGTCGATTCGATGGCCGTCATCGACGACGGCGAGGGGACCGTCGTCAACACGAACGACTGCCCCTACCCCATCGCCGAGTCCAGCTGCGAGAAGATCAAGGCCGACTACGGCGACATCGACCTGCTCTGTCACCAGTACAGCGCCGCGCAGTTCTACCCACAGGCCGTCACCAACTACGACCACGAGGAGAAGATCGCCGAACGGGACCGCGTCATCCGGGAGAAACACGAACTCGCTCTGAACTTCATCGACCTCTTCGAGCCCACCTACTACCTGCCCTTCGCCGGCGAGTACGTGCTGGCCGGCGACCTCGCGGAGCTCAACGAGTACACCGCGAACCCGCCACGCATCGAGGCCAAGGAGTTCTTCGAGGCGAACACGGGCGAGGAACACGAGTGTGTCTTCCTCAACTCGGGCGAGCACATCGACACTGTCACCGGCGAGCGGTCGGCCCCCTTCGAGCCCATCGACCAGGAAGCGAAACAGCGCTACATCGAGGAAGAGCTCGCCCCCCGAGAGTTCGAATACGAGTCCGACCCGATGCCGACGCTGACCGAGTTCCGGTCGTACGTCCCGCTGGCCTACGAGAACATGGAAGGCAAGCGAGCCAACATCGGCTTCGAGACGGACACGACCGTGGTGATTCCGCTGGTCGACGGCGTCTGTCTGGAGCTGTCGATGGACGGGTCGGGTTTCGACTACACCACCGACCTCGACCTCGACGACTACGACGACGGCTGGGTGAAGATGGACGTGGACCCGCGGCTCCTGATGCGCCTCTTCGAGGGGCCCCATCAGGCGTACTGGGCCGACGCCAAGATCGGCTCACACATCGGCATCAGCAAGGAACCCGACATCTACGAGCGCGGCCTCTACAACTGTCTCGGGGAGTTCCACGCCGACGGCGCCGACGTGCAGGCGACGGCGAGTCACGAAACCGACGCCAGTGTCGCCGACGACTGA
- the pan2 gene encoding proteasome-activating nucleotidase Pan2, translated as MSRSPSLPERPRLDLDPEMTPEERLDALRDHFEEIVRVNEQLTEQLDSARTRQSDLSDDVDQLERENETLKTSSLYIATAEELTDDGVVVKQHGNNQEVLTEVSPSIRDTLEAGDRVAINDSFSVKQILEAETDSRAQAMQVERSPDVSYDDIGGLEEEMVEVREAVEEPLLNAQQFRDVGIEPPSGVLLHGPPGTGKTMLAKAVANETDATFIKMAGSELVRKFIGEGARLVRDLFELASERQPAIIFIDEIDAIAAKRTESKTSGDAEVQRTMMQLLSEMDGFDDRGEIRIIAATNRFDMLDRAILRPGRFDRLIEVPNPDVEGRERILEIHTEDMNLADDVDLAAFAAETEGLSGAEIASLTTEAGMFAIRDDRTTVEQGDFHDALDKISQDEESGSQPVAFA; from the coding sequence ATGTCGCGCAGTCCCTCGCTTCCGGAACGGCCCCGCCTGGACCTCGACCCAGAGATGACGCCAGAAGAGCGTCTCGATGCGCTCCGGGACCACTTCGAAGAGATAGTCCGCGTCAACGAACAGCTCACAGAGCAACTCGACAGCGCCCGAACGCGCCAGTCCGACCTCTCGGACGACGTCGACCAGCTCGAACGAGAGAACGAGACCCTGAAGACCTCCTCGCTCTACATCGCGACGGCCGAGGAGCTCACCGACGACGGCGTCGTCGTCAAACAGCACGGCAACAACCAGGAGGTGCTGACCGAGGTCTCGCCCTCCATCCGGGACACGCTCGAAGCCGGGGACCGCGTCGCCATCAACGACTCCTTCAGCGTCAAGCAGATCCTCGAGGCCGAGACGGACTCCCGGGCCCAGGCGATGCAGGTCGAGCGCTCCCCCGACGTGAGCTACGACGACATCGGCGGGCTGGAAGAAGAGATGGTCGAAGTGCGGGAAGCCGTCGAGGAGCCGCTGTTGAACGCCCAGCAGTTCCGCGACGTGGGTATCGAGCCCCCGAGCGGCGTCCTGCTGCACGGTCCGCCCGGCACCGGCAAGACGATGCTCGCGAAAGCCGTCGCCAACGAGACCGACGCCACCTTCATCAAGATGGCCGGCTCCGAGCTCGTCCGGAAGTTCATCGGCGAGGGCGCTCGGCTGGTTCGTGACCTCTTCGAGCTCGCCAGCGAGCGCCAGCCCGCCATCATCTTCATCGACGAGATAGACGCCATCGCCGCCAAGCGCACCGAATCGAAGACCAGCGGCGACGCCGAGGTCCAGCGGACGATGATGCAGCTGCTCTCGGAGATGGACGGGTTCGACGACCGCGGCGAGATCCGCATCATCGCGGCGACGAACCGCTTCGACATGCTCGACCGCGCCATCCTGCGCCCGGGCCGGTTCGACCGCCTCATCGAGGTGCCAAACCCCGACGTCGAGGGCCGCGAGCGGATTCTGGAGATTCACACCGAGGACATGAACCTCGCCGACGACGTGGACCTGGCCGCGTTCGCCGCCGAGACCGAGGGGCTCTCGGGCGCCGAAATCGCTTCGCTCACGACGGAAGCCGGGATGTTCGCCATCCGCGACGACCGGACGACCGTCGAGCAGGGGGACTTCCACGACGCGCTCGATAAAATCAGTCAGGACGAGGAGTCGGGCAGTCAGCCGGTCGCCTTCGCCTGA
- the pepF gene encoding oligoendopeptidase F — protein sequence MSSVPARDDIDEEYKWALESLYADDEEWEEAYEEAEELVEDLAAYEGRATDDAATLLATLETYEQLMRKVSNVASYARMRRDEDTTDDTYQALTARSQSLSSDASSAASFLDPELQALDEGDIDDLVDAEPALEPYEHYFDDVLRMKPHTRSTEVENLLAELGEVTGASGEVYNMLANADMEFPTVEGPDGGDQSITLNNFTTLQKHPDREFRKRVYEAFYDEWHGVRNAVGTAHKNAVKTDVKLARARNYDTAREAALNGPNVPSEVYDTLVDTVHDNLDKLHRHAELKRDSVDGDELRMWDLYVPLVQEESPEVSYEQACEYVTEAVAPLGEDYQSRLAEGLDSRWVDVYETKHKQSGAYSGGTYDSQPFILMNYQDDVESMYTLAHELGHSMHSEYTSESQPYVYSGYEIFVAEVASTVNETLLTHHLLDTVEDERLRRHVLNEYLERFRSTLYRQTMFAEFEHRTHEMAEAGEPLTPDRLDDLYAELKGDYYAPAELDDRIAREWMRIPHFYRAFYVYQYATGISAAVALVDGILEEGDPAAQRYIDFLSSGSREYPLELLRGAGVDMATPAPVESALDTYGEYLDEFASLQ from the coding sequence ATGAGTTCGGTACCCGCACGCGACGACATCGACGAGGAGTACAAGTGGGCGCTCGAATCCCTCTACGCCGACGACGAGGAGTGGGAGGAAGCCTACGAGGAAGCCGAGGAACTGGTCGAGGACCTGGCGGCCTACGAGGGCCGGGCGACCGACGACGCGGCCACCCTGCTTGCCACGCTCGAAACCTACGAGCAGCTGATGCGGAAAGTGTCGAACGTCGCCTCCTACGCCCGCATGCGGCGGGACGAGGACACGACCGACGACACGTATCAGGCGCTGACAGCGCGGTCGCAGTCGCTCTCCTCCGACGCGAGTTCGGCCGCTTCGTTCCTCGACCCCGAACTGCAGGCGCTCGACGAGGGCGACATCGACGACTTGGTCGACGCGGAGCCCGCCCTCGAACCGTACGAGCACTACTTCGACGACGTGCTCCGGATGAAACCCCACACCCGCTCGACGGAGGTCGAGAACCTGCTGGCGGAGCTCGGTGAGGTCACCGGGGCCTCGGGTGAGGTGTACAACATGCTGGCCAACGCGGACATGGAGTTCCCGACGGTCGAGGGACCCGACGGCGGCGACCAGTCGATCACGCTGAACAACTTCACGACGCTGCAGAAACACCCCGACCGCGAGTTCCGAAAGCGGGTGTACGAGGCGTTCTACGACGAGTGGCACGGCGTCCGGAACGCGGTCGGTACCGCCCACAAGAACGCCGTCAAGACCGACGTGAAGCTGGCCCGGGCCCGCAACTACGACACCGCCCGCGAGGCCGCGCTGAACGGGCCCAACGTGCCAAGCGAGGTGTACGACACACTCGTCGACACCGTCCACGACAACCTCGACAAACTCCACCGCCACGCCGAGTTGAAGCGTGACTCCGTCGACGGCGACGAGCTGCGGATGTGGGACCTCTACGTCCCGCTGGTCCAGGAGGAGTCGCCAGAGGTCAGCTACGAGCAGGCCTGTGAGTACGTCACCGAGGCCGTCGCGCCGCTGGGCGAGGACTACCAGTCCCGGCTGGCCGAGGGGCTCGACTCGCGGTGGGTCGACGTCTACGAGACCAAGCACAAGCAGTCCGGCGCCTATTCGGGCGGGACCTACGACTCCCAGCCGTTCATCCTGATGAACTACCAGGACGACGTGGAGTCGATGTACACGCTGGCACACGAACTGGGCCACTCGATGCACTCGGAGTACACCAGCGAGTCCCAGCCCTACGTCTACTCGGGGTACGAGATTTTCGTCGCCGAAGTCGCGAGCACCGTCAACGAGACGCTGCTCACGCACCATCTGCTCGACACCGTCGAGGACGAGCGACTGCGCCGACACGTCCTCAACGAGTATCTCGAACGGTTCCGCTCGACGCTGTATCGCCAGACCATGTTCGCCGAGTTCGAACACCGGACCCACGAGATGGCCGAGGCCGGCGAGCCCCTGACTCCGGACCGGCTGGACGACCTCTACGCCGAGCTCAAGGGCGACTACTACGCGCCGGCCGAGCTCGACGACCGCATCGCCCGCGAGTGGATGCGCATCCCCCACTTCTATCGTGCGTTCTACGTCTACCAGTACGCGACGGGCATCTCCGCGGCCGTCGCACTCGTCGACGGCATCCTCGAAGAGGGCGACCCCGCCGCACAGCGCTACATCGACTTCCTGTCCAGTGGCTCCCGGGAGTACCCGCTGGAGCTGCTCCGGGGCGCTGGCGTCGACATGGCGACGCCGGCCCCCGTCGAGTCGGCGCTCGACACCTACGGCGAGTATCTCGACGAGTTCGCCAGCCTCCAGTAA
- the truA gene encoding tRNA pseudouridine(38-40) synthase TruA translates to MRAYRVAYDGRPYSGFQRQPDVSTVEGALLAGLARLGVCARDGVPEGYAAAGRTDAGVSALAQTVAFEAPDWLTPAAFNSELPADVRVWASAAVDDDFHATHDARERRYTYFLYAPDADDDLAAEALGALCGRHDYHNLTPDDDDGTVRELAGELDREGDALVVQLRAGGFCRQLVRRVVGLLDEILRGVSPRSKVDRVFSADPLPGPEGVAPAPAYPLVLTGVDYPGVAFRTDDEAVESARSVFEDLRVERRTAARVAECVASELE, encoded by the coding sequence ATGCGCGCCTACCGGGTCGCCTACGACGGCCGGCCGTACAGCGGTTTCCAGCGCCAGCCCGACGTGTCGACGGTCGAGGGGGCGCTGCTCGCCGGGCTGGCCCGACTGGGCGTCTGTGCGCGCGACGGAGTCCCGGAGGGGTACGCCGCGGCCGGCCGCACCGACGCCGGCGTCTCCGCCCTCGCCCAGACCGTCGCCTTCGAGGCCCCCGACTGGCTCACGCCCGCGGCGTTCAACAGCGAGCTCCCCGCCGACGTGCGCGTCTGGGCCAGCGCGGCGGTCGACGACGATTTCCACGCGACCCACGACGCCCGCGAGCGTCGGTACACCTACTTCCTGTACGCGCCGGATGCCGACGACGACCTGGCCGCCGAGGCGCTCGGCGCGCTCTGTGGCCGCCACGACTACCACAACCTCACACCGGACGACGACGACGGGACGGTGCGGGAGCTGGCCGGCGAACTCGACCGGGAGGGAGACGCGCTGGTCGTTCAGCTCCGGGCCGGCGGCTTCTGTCGCCAGCTGGTCCGGCGCGTCGTCGGCCTGCTCGACGAGATTCTCCGGGGCGTGTCGCCGCGCTCGAAGGTCGACCGCGTCTTCTCCGCCGACCCGTTGCCCGGCCCAGAGGGAGTCGCTCCCGCGCCCGCCTATCCGCTGGTGCTGACGGGTGTCGACTACCCGGGCGTCGCGTTCCGGACTGACGACGAGGCCGTCGAGAGCGCCCGCTCGGTGTTCGAGGACCTGCGGGTCGAACGCCGGACGGCTGCGCGGGTCGCTGAGTGTGTGGCCTCCGAACTGGAGTAG
- a CDS encoding GNAT family N-acetyltransferase, whose protein sequence is MASSGEDGRQFPRPPQEFTDREDRTVTMDAYDGEAEPLVSMYTDFDADSRSQGVPPRKEPAIREWVEGLLADGLNVVVTHDGASVGHAVLMPVGDGSAELAIFVHPDYQSAGIGTRLIEVLLGYGQEEGVEHVWLAVSQRNHVAMRVYRSVGFETRLREHVEIEMERDL, encoded by the coding sequence ATGGCATCATCCGGCGAAGACGGACGCCAGTTTCCGCGCCCGCCACAGGAGTTCACCGACCGCGAAGACCGGACGGTGACGATGGACGCGTACGACGGGGAGGCCGAACCGCTGGTGTCGATGTACACCGACTTCGACGCCGACTCCCGCTCACAGGGCGTCCCGCCGCGCAAGGAGCCCGCCATCCGCGAGTGGGTGGAGGGGCTGCTCGCCGACGGCCTGAACGTGGTGGTCACCCACGACGGCGCGTCGGTGGGTCACGCCGTGTTGATGCCCGTCGGGGACGGCAGCGCGGAGTTGGCCATCTTCGTCCACCCCGACTACCAGTCGGCCGGCATCGGCACGCGGCTCATCGAGGTGCTGCTGGGCTACGGCCAGGAGGAAGGCGTCGAGCACGTCTGGCTGGCCGTCTCACAGCGCAACCACGTCGCGATGCGAGTGTATCGCTCGGTGGGCTTCGAGACGCGTCTGCGCGAACACGTCGAGATCGAGATGGAGCGGGACCTCTAG
- a CDS encoding SHOCT domain-containing protein has translation MNATFTRQQLLGVVAVLSVGLSAFAYVLGLAALGQAVFTLGVLVVLPLVVVLGDALPVVESAGDAQEFEPTTSDPATGETAQSGVEQLRERYAKGEISDEEFERRLERLLESEQRVEERAADRLVDRE, from the coding sequence ATGAACGCCACGTTCACGAGGCAACAGCTCCTCGGCGTCGTCGCCGTCCTCTCGGTCGGTCTGTCGGCGTTCGCATACGTTCTCGGCCTCGCCGCGCTGGGTCAGGCGGTGTTCACGCTCGGCGTCCTCGTCGTCCTGCCGCTGGTTGTGGTCCTCGGCGATGCCCTTCCGGTCGTCGAGTCGGCCGGCGACGCCCAAGAGTTCGAGCCCACGACCAGCGACCCCGCGACCGGCGAGACAGCACAATCCGGCGTCGAACAGCTCCGCGAGCGCTACGCGAAGGGAGAGATATCGGACGAGGAGTTCGAGCGCCGGCTGGAACGGCTCCTCGAAAGCGAGCAACGTGTCGAAGAGCGCGCCGCGGATCGGCTCGTAGACCGTGAGTAG